The Pectobacterium wasabiae CFBP 3304 DNA segment TTCGATCATCGGCTTGCGCTGACTCATTGCTTCAGTTGCCATGATTATCCCCTTTATCCATTGATCCAGGCTGGATCGCGATTCATCACCGGCAAACGCGGGCGTCGATGGTCGATATCCGGCAGCGAATTCAGCAACCCACGCGTGTACGGATGTTGTGCGTTGTCCAGATCGGCGGCAGCTATCGACTCCACGACGCGCCCGGCATACATCACCAGCACCCGATCGCAGAAACTGCGTACCAGATTGATATCGTGGCTGATGAAAATCAGCCCTAGACCGCGTTCGCTGACCAGATCGTCCAGCATCGCCAGTACCTGCAAGCGCACAGACACATCCAGTGCGGAGGTCGGTTCATCGGCAATCACAATTTCGGGTTCGGTAATCAGCATCATCGCAATCATGATGCGCTGCCCCTGCCCGCCCGAAATCTCGTGGGGATAGAGATGGTAGACACGCTCTGGCTGACGAATACGCACCACGTCCAGCATAGCCATGACCTTTCCCTTCGCCTCGCGGTGCGACACCTTATGGTGCGCCAGATAGGCTTCAGCAATCTGATCGCCAACGCAAACCACCGGGTTCAGCGAATATTTAGGGTCCTGCATAATCATGGATATGCGCTTGCCGCGAATCTGACGCATCCGCGCCTCATCCGCTTTCAGCAGATCGGTATCACCGAAGCGCAGTTTGTCCGCTGTAATCCGCGCGCTGTGCGGATGCAGTTGCAATAGCGCACGGCCAACCGTCGATTTACCGGAGCCGGATTCGCCGACGATCGCCAGCTTTTCACAGCCAAGCGTGAAGGAGACACCGCGCACGGCATCGGTCACGGCACCACGGTTCACGAAGCCTACCCGCAGATTTTCCACTTCCATCAGGGGCGAGCTTTCCGGCGCACGTTGAGAAGACTTATTCAGTTCTGGGATCGAGGATGTCACGTAGGCCGTCTCCAAGGAAGTTGAACGCCAGGCTGTTAATCAAAATCGCCAGCCCCGGAATAGTTACTAACCACCAGCACTCCATCATGTAACGACGACCCGCAGAGATCATCGCGCCCCATTCAGGATCGGGCGGCTGTGCCCCCAACCCCAGAAAACCCAGACCAGCCGCTGTCAGAATGATGCCCGCCATATTCATGGTGATACGAATAATCACCGACGGCAGACACAGCGGTACAATGTGGTGTAGCAGGATGCGGACAGACGATGCCCCTTGCAGCTTCACGGCAGAAACAAAATCCGCATGGCGCAGCGACAGCGTCTCCGCCCTTGCCAGACGCGCAATCGGCGGCCAGGCCGTCAGCGTAATCGCGATCACCACATGATCCAGACCGGGACCGAGTGCCGCCACGAACGCCAGTGCTAATACCAGGCTGGGGAAAGAGATGAAAATATCGGTGATACGCATCAGGATGGTATCGACGATACCGCCGTAATACCCAGAAATCACGCCCAGTGCCAGCCCTATTGGCCCAACGGTGACCGACACCAGCGCAACGATATACAGCGTGATGCGCGAACCGTAGACCAGACGACTAAACACATCGCGCCCAAACTCATCAGTGCCAAAGTAATGTGCCGCACTCGGTGCCTGTAGCGCATTGGCCAAATCCTGTACCAGCGGATCGTGCGTGGCGATCCACGGCGCGAAGATGGCAACCAGCACCAACATCAGCACAATCGCAGAACCAATCGCGGTCAGTGGATTGCGCATCATCGTCAAGAGAAACCCGCCGATTCGCGCCCCGCGTAGCCGCAGACGACTCACGCGTTTTTCCGGCGATGTCCGCATTACCGACTCACGGCTGACCGGCGGCTCAGTGGAAATATTCATGCGTTCGTCCTCGGATCAAAGATTTGATACAACATGTCCGACAGCAGGTTAAGCGTCACGAAGATCAACCCCACCAGCAGCACACACCCCATCACCGCGTTCATATCCCCCAGCAGCAGGCTGCCCGTCAGATAGGAACCAAAACCTGGCCACGAGAAGACTGTTTCGATCAGTACCGCACCTTCCAGCAGTGAGCCATACGCCAGCGCCACCACCGTCAAAAGCTGAACCAGAATATTGCGAAACGCGTGCGCCCAGACAACACGGAACTCAGACAGCCCTTTTACTCGCGCAGTAATGATGTATTCCTGCGAAAGCTGCGCCAGCATGAAGCTGCGCGTCATACGGCTAATATAGGCCAACGAATGGAAACCGAGGATCGTCGCTGGCAGCACCAGATGGTTCAGCGCGCTGCGGAACACATCCCACTCGCCTGCCAGTAATGAATCCAGTAGCAGCAGGCCGGTACGGTTCTCCACCAGACCGTCGTAGGCCATATCAACCCGCCCAGCACCGCCGACCCAATTCAGCCAGGCATAGAACACCAGCAGCCCCATCATCCCGACCCAGAAGATCGGCGTCGAATAACCGGCCAGACTGATAAAACGCACCACATAATCCGCCCACTTACCACGTCGCGCCGCAGCCAGCACGCCTAGCGGTACACCCAAACCCGCACCCACGATAATGGCCATGGTGGCAAGCTCGATGGTGGCAGGGAAAACCCGGATAATGTCATCCATAACCGGTCGCCCAGTCAGGAGCGCATTGCCCAAGTCCCCATGCATCAGTGAATTGAAGTAAATAAAGAACTGGATATACAGCGGCTTATCCAACCCCAGTTGTTGGTAAACCTGTTGATAGGTACTTTGGTCAGCATCCTGCCCGACAATAGCCAGGACTGGATCGATTGGCATCACGCGGCCGATCACGAAGGTCAGGATTAATAACCCGAACAGCGTGACGACGACCTGAAACAGACGTTTTGCCAAACGACGCAGTACTCCACCCGGCTTGATCCAATCAGAGAAAACCATGTTCTTTCTCCTGATATCCCGGTTAGCGGCGACAGCAAATCACCACCCACGCGGTCATCTCTTTTTAGCGTATCTGATCGGGATGATTAGCCAGGAACGTGTCGGCTAATCATCCGATTTAACGTGTGGACACTAGCGCTGCTTATAGACCTCGCGCAGATGCGTCGTGGAAGACGGATGCGGCACATAGCCTTTCACGTCCTTACGCAACACCACAGAATCGATCATCTGCGACACCGGAATAATGGCCGGGAACAGCTCTTCATAGCGATTCTGTACGTTGATATACATCTGCTTTTGTTTCTGAGGATCTTTCTCCAACAGCGCCTGATCGATCATGTCGTTCAAGGGCTTGTCGTAGAAAGAGGTGCGCCAGCCTTGGAAGTTGGTCAGTTTGGCTTCGTCGCTGTTATCGGGGTTATAGACAACAGAACGCAGACTGGAGTGAGGATGCGGATCGACACCGCCACCACCGCGGCCGACCAGCATATCGAAGTTACGATCGCGCATCGCGCCGTAAACCTGATTACCGGTGCCGGAGATGATTTTGGCTTTGATGCCCGCCTGTGCCAACGTGGACTGTACCGACGTCGCCAGATTCAGGAACGGCTGATCGGAAAGAACACGTAGCGTGGTTTCAAATCCATTTGGATAACCTGCTTCGGCCAGCAGTGCCTTAGCGCGTGGCACGTCCAGCTTGTAGCCAGGGTCCGGCAGCGTCGCATCCATCCCTTTTTGGATGGGGCGCTGA contains these protein-coding regions:
- a CDS encoding ABC transporter permease, whose translation is MRTSPEKRVSRLRLRGARIGGFLLTMMRNPLTAIGSAIVLMLVLVAIFAPWIATHDPLVQDLANALQAPSAAHYFGTDEFGRDVFSRLVYGSRITLYIVALVSVTVGPIGLALGVISGYYGGIVDTILMRITDIFISFPSLVLALAFVAALGPGLDHVVIAITLTAWPPIARLARAETLSLRHADFVSAVKLQGASSVRILLHHIVPLCLPSVIIRITMNMAGIILTAAGLGFLGLGAQPPDPEWGAMISAGRRYMMECWWLVTIPGLAILINSLAFNFLGDGLRDILDPRTE
- a CDS encoding ABC transporter permease, giving the protein MVFSDWIKPGGVLRRLAKRLFQVVVTLFGLLILTFVIGRVMPIDPVLAIVGQDADQSTYQQVYQQLGLDKPLYIQFFIYFNSLMHGDLGNALLTGRPVMDDIIRVFPATIELATMAIIVGAGLGVPLGVLAAARRGKWADYVVRFISLAGYSTPIFWVGMMGLLVFYAWLNWVGGAGRVDMAYDGLVENRTGLLLLDSLLAGEWDVFRSALNHLVLPATILGFHSLAYISRMTRSFMLAQLSQEYIITARVKGLSEFRVVWAHAFRNILVQLLTVVALAYGSLLEGAVLIETVFSWPGFGSYLTGSLLLGDMNAVMGCVLLVGLIFVTLNLLSDMLYQIFDPRTNA
- a CDS encoding ABC transporter ATP-binding protein, whose amino-acid sequence is MTSSIPELNKSSQRAPESSPLMEVENLRVGFVNRGAVTDAVRGVSFTLGCEKLAIVGESGSGKSTVGRALLQLHPHSARITADKLRFGDTDLLKADEARMRQIRGKRISMIMQDPKYSLNPVVCVGDQIAEAYLAHHKVSHREAKGKVMAMLDVVRIRQPERVYHLYPHEISGGQGQRIMIAMMLITEPEIVIADEPTSALDVSVRLQVLAMLDDLVSERGLGLIFISHDINLVRSFCDRVLVMYAGRVVESIAAADLDNAQHPYTRGLLNSLPDIDHRRPRLPVMNRDPAWING